Proteins from a single region of Hymenobacter sp. GOD-10R:
- a CDS encoding helix-turn-helix domain-containing protein: MSPNPIHITPRCPVRTTWELLGGKWCLLLLHQLADTTPRRFSELKQLVPDISDKILMQELKHLVTTGLLLRTPQQQVPARVEYQITFLGQQALRVLAAAAEFGQLYHQQLRADAQASSALFTDQTG, from the coding sequence ATGTCCCCTAATCCGATTCACATCACACCCCGGTGTCCGGTCCGTACCACTTGGGAGCTGCTCGGTGGCAAGTGGTGCTTGCTGCTGTTGCATCAATTAGCGGACACTACGCCCCGGCGTTTCAGCGAGCTAAAGCAACTCGTGCCCGACATCAGTGACAAAATCCTGATGCAGGAACTCAAGCACCTGGTCACGACCGGTCTGCTGCTACGTACACCCCAACAACAAGTGCCCGCGCGGGTAGAATATCAAATCACGTTCCTGGGACAACAAGCCTTGCGCGTGCTAGCGGCCGCGGCAGAATTCGGCCAGTTGTATCATCAGCAGTTGCGCGCCGACGCACAAGCCAGCTCAGCCCTGTTCACTGACCAAACAGGTTAA
- a CDS encoding RNA polymerase sigma factor, whose translation MPAVDLEAERTLSERARQDWTLVQAALLGRQAAYAELLQRYHRSVYHVLLKMVRTPEEAEDLAQEVFVKAFRRLTQYQPLFAFSTWLLRITTNHGIDFLRRKKRIVAQSLHTPLATGDEDKRTAAVRDPVPDPQEQLIRQQRVELVQRVVERLPARYARLVRLHYFQELNYEEIAAALHLPVGTVKASLFRARALLVELLPMSREGL comes from the coding sequence ATGCCAGCCGTAGATCTCGAAGCAGAACGTACCCTATCGGAACGAGCCCGGCAGGACTGGACCTTGGTGCAAGCCGCGTTATTAGGTCGTCAGGCCGCGTACGCAGAGCTCCTGCAGCGCTACCACCGGTCAGTTTACCACGTACTCTTGAAGATGGTACGCACGCCCGAGGAGGCTGAGGATTTGGCGCAGGAGGTCTTTGTCAAAGCCTTCCGTCGCCTAACCCAGTACCAGCCTTTGTTTGCCTTTAGCACGTGGCTTTTGCGCATCACTACTAATCACGGCATTGACTTTCTGCGCCGCAAGAAACGAATTGTGGCCCAGTCGCTGCACACGCCCCTGGCCACGGGCGACGAGGACAAACGCACAGCAGCAGTTCGTGACCCGGTGCCCGACCCGCAGGAGCAGCTAATTCGCCAGCAGCGCGTGGAGCTCGTGCAGCGCGTAGTCGAACGCTTGCCGGCCCGCTACGCACGCTTAGTAAGGCTGCACTATTTTCAGGAGTTAAATTATGAGGAGATAGCCGCCGCGCTCCACCTGCCCGTGGGCACCGTGAAAGCGAGCTTATTTCGGGCCCGGGCCCTGCTGGTAGAACTACTGCCCATGAGCCGCGAAGGTCTTTAA
- a CDS encoding PAS domain-containing protein, which produces MTTFLDSASPSERVEAALEAAGIGVWKLDLLAHCFTCSPRCRQLLGLPTTSPVTLAQALGVIHAEDRTKVEYQLAQALDPSGTGRFAVEHRVQVPGGQVRQLFSTGLALFDPGRRWATRLQGIIKDSTAGPATPGWLPTEQQGSGVAAVTEVLPVLLWILAPDATIMYCNPYWRQYTGSSPAQAWPQVLHPEDLPRWRSQWNACLRNGEPYTLEYRFRRHDGEYRWFFGRAVPLKNHRGHVQQWVGVCLDIQAQKQTQ; this is translated from the coding sequence ATGACAACTTTTCTTGATTCTGCATCACCATCTGAACGCGTTGAAGCGGCCCTGGAGGCGGCGGGAATTGGCGTATGGAAGCTGGATTTGCTAGCTCACTGCTTCACCTGTTCCCCCCGCTGCCGACAGCTTCTCGGCTTACCCACGACCAGTCCCGTCACGCTAGCGCAGGCCCTGGGCGTTATACATGCAGAAGACCGCACAAAAGTTGAATACCAGCTGGCACAAGCACTGGACCCGAGCGGCACGGGTCGCTTTGCCGTCGAACACCGCGTGCAGGTACCTGGGGGACAGGTGCGCCAACTATTCTCGACGGGACTGGCTCTATTCGATCCTGGCCGTCGCTGGGCGACCCGGTTGCAGGGCATTATCAAAGATAGCACCGCCGGCCCCGCTACGCCTGGTTGGTTGCCCACTGAGCAGCAAGGATCCGGCGTGGCAGCGGTAACCGAGGTGCTGCCCGTCCTGCTCTGGATCTTAGCCCCGGATGCCACCATCATGTATTGCAATCCCTACTGGCGCCAGTACACGGGCTCGTCTCCGGCGCAGGCTTGGCCACAGGTACTCCACCCCGAGGATTTGCCCCGGTGGCGGAGCCAGTGGAACGCGTGCCTGCGCAACGGCGAACCGTATACGCTGGAGTACCGGTTTCGCCGCCACGACGGCGAATACCGGTGGTTCTTTGGCCGCGCCGTCCCTTTGAAGAACCACCGGGGGCACGTACAGCAGTGGGTCGGGGTCTGTCTCGACATCCAGGCGCAGAAGCAAACCCAGTAG